CGTACTGCTCAACCACCTCGATGGCAGCATCCTCGGGGCACTCGGAGAAGTTCTCAACTATCCAAGTGTACGTTGCGCCCGCTGGCACTCTGTCGTTAGCAGGGTCCTCAGGGGCCTCCGGTGCCCTACCAATAAGATCCGCCATCTGCTGGCGCCATCCCGAAGAGGCCGTATTGATACATACTGGTTCCCCACCGATGGGGAGTGCCAGGATCATGGACACGTCCTGAAGAGTCACAGTCATCTCATCGGTCCGGAGGTGAAAAGTGTGGGTCTCAGGCCTCCACCGGTCGACAAGCGCGGTGATTGCACAAGCGTTCATCCAAGATGTCGACCGGGTCACCATATGGATGAACGGAAGGAGTCCTGTCCTCAAGATGAACGGTGTGTACCGCTCATCGTAAGACATGGCGCCTGAGGAGGCACCGTGAGACCTAAGTTTGAGGGATCCAAGATCCTACAAAACAAGTACAAAAGCAATTAAAGTTACGATCGTCTCACTTACACATTTGGAACAAAACAATGacaaaaagaagcaacatgTAAATGCTCATTACCATTTGTTCATCCTGTATCAAACGCCCACGGTGAGCCATGTCGTAGTGATCCATTAGGAGCGTCATCCTACATGTTCCAATTAAGACATATTAACAAACGAATGGGACACCCGTACTCCAAACTATAGCAACAAAGCAAGCCTTTCCTACAAATCCATCTGATGAATTGAAGACAACCATCGAAGGAACAAACCAAACTAGCCAtgtctaagaaatagttataaCAATTAACACAAAATAATTGATTATAACAGCCATCCCACATGCATGGAAAAGAGCATACTTTATGAGGTCTTGTTATCCCCAACAATACAACTTCGTATAACATATAAAGGTATTTGAGCAAtaagttttttcttcatacAAAACTAGCAACTACCGGCCGGCCACATTCCAAAAAAACCTAGCTTTGCTGTGAAACATATTGGCATTATGACATTAAAGTTGACCCGTCTTGAATTCAACCACTAAATGGACGATAAGGCAGGGAAGGTGAGAGAGGCATATAGTGTGCTGAAGGAGATAAAAGGAAAGAGGCTAGATCCTGGCATTTCATCGTACAATTCTCTCATGGACCTTCTTAGGCCTGCTAAGAATTACAATATACTTATAACAAAATTTGCAGAAATAGTTGTGGGATGAGATGTTCACTAGTGGGTGCAGTCCAAATCTGCAGAATTACAATATACTTATAACAAAATTTGCAGAAATTGGCGAAAGTCAAGAAGTGCGGCAGCTGTTTGAGCACATGCTCCAGAATTGACATGTCATTTTGTTGAAGATTGTGATTCTAGCCGGATCCTAACCCTCGAACCCTAAATATACAGCGAATCAGCGGACAAAATGCAGACCAAACTGAGAGGATCGGAGGAGAATGCCTGGAGGGAGCAAATGCGAACGGAATCCATAGAGAAATCGACGAATCGGGGGAGAGATTTGCAGGAGaggaaccgccgccgccgatgtgTTCTTACGGGAGAGGAAAAGGGCCGAACCCTCTGTGCGTGA
The Brachypodium distachyon strain Bd21 chromosome 2, Brachypodium_distachyon_v3.0, whole genome shotgun sequence genome window above contains:
- the LOC100830924 gene encoding protein MAIN-LIKE 1, whose product is MTLLMDHYDMAHRGRLIQDEQMDLGSLKLRSHGASSGAMSYDERYTPFILRTGLLPFIHMVTRSTSWMNACAITALVDRWRPETHTFHLRTDEMTVTLQDVSMILALPIGGEPVCINTASSGWRQQMADLIGRAPEAPEDPANDRVPAGATYTWIVENFSECPEDAAIEVVEQYARVYVWYVITRTLLADGGGRTAQWHWLKALTVWDSNWSWGTAALAYFYRQVINISLLLLCAMTCDDMS